The following proteins are co-located in the Terriglobia bacterium genome:
- a CDS encoding 4Fe-4S dicluster domain-containing protein: protein MAKMLMIYPDRCTGCHNCELACSFFHDGEFRLPASRIHVHSWEMEGISVPTTCEQCEDAPCVTVCPTSAMHNDPARYRIAWDEARCIGCRMCTLACPFGAVVYETSRRRILKCDLCDGTPECVTFCPVNALEYLNETDAARARQKVVARELKNTFVEAK, encoded by the coding sequence ATGGCAAAGATGTTGATGATCTACCCTGATCGGTGCACCGGGTGCCATAACTGTGAGCTGGCATGTTCCTTTTTTCACGATGGGGAGTTCCGGCTTCCTGCTTCCCGAATTCATGTCCATTCCTGGGAAATGGAAGGGATCTCTGTGCCGACCACATGCGAGCAATGCGAGGATGCGCCCTGTGTGACCGTTTGTCCTACGAGTGCGATGCACAACGATCCTGCCCGGTACCGTATAGCTTGGGATGAAGCCCGGTGTATCGGCTGCCGCATGTGCACGCTGGCCTGTCCATTTGGGGCAGTTGTCTATGAAACTTCCCGTCGCCGCATCCTGAAGTGTGATTTGTGTGATGGTACACCTGAATGCGTCACTTTCTGCCCTGTAAATGCGCTCGAGTATCTGAATGAAACGGATGCCGCCAGGGCACGGCAGAAGGTTGTGGCAAGAGAGCTCAAGAACACATTTGTGGAGGCGAAATAA
- a CDS encoding sigma-70 family RNA polymerase sigma factor: MDGRSTARSTLEDVFREHYGRLVGILTRLVGERGQAEDLVAEAFWRLSSRPALFRPETNLAGWLYRTAVNLGLDMMRADSRRKRKEQMAGETAFAHLHGAEALGAILREEKKKQVRTVLAILKPAQAQLLLLRNTGLSYRELSDLLKLKRGSIGTLLARAEAEFEKRYCALYGGEP; the protein is encoded by the coding sequence TTGGATGGGCGGTCCACTGCGCGCTCCACGTTGGAGGATGTTTTCCGGGAGCATTACGGCCGACTGGTCGGCATTCTCACACGCCTGGTCGGAGAGCGGGGCCAAGCCGAGGATTTAGTAGCCGAGGCTTTTTGGAGGTTATCTTCGCGCCCCGCCCTGTTCAGGCCCGAGACCAATCTTGCGGGCTGGCTCTATCGCACGGCTGTGAATCTCGGTCTGGACATGATGCGCGCCGATTCCCGGCGAAAGCGCAAGGAGCAGATGGCCGGTGAGACCGCGTTCGCGCACCTGCACGGCGCGGAGGCGCTCGGCGCGATCCTGCGCGAGGAGAAGAAAAAACAGGTGCGCACGGTCCTTGCCATCCTCAAGCCGGCGCAGGCGCAACTGCTGCTCCTGCGCAACACCGGACTCTCTTATCGAGAGCTGTCTGACTTGCTGAAGCTCAAGCGTGGCTCCATCGGCACACTCCTGGCAAGGGCTGAAGCCGAATTCGAAAAGAGATACTGCGCATTATACGGAGGCGAACCATGA